In Hyphomicrobiaceae bacterium, the following are encoded in one genomic region:
- a CDS encoding alpha/beta hydrolase yields the protein MSDAPAAFKEIYFTVRDGLRLYARHYPSAKPGKTTRPVLCLAGLTRNCRDFHLVASALANDEAAPRDVYALDTRGRGLSEHDRDWKNYTVPNEMQDVLDFMTMLELTDCGIIGTSRGGLITMVLAAAQPSRIGAAVLNDIGPVIETQGLMRIAGYVGKTPLPKSWSDAARAVRDLTRRDFPDLSEEDALDFARQLFNEKNGRPVAGYDAKIAKGFSMLDGPMPQLWPQFGALKNAPVLVLRGGNSDLLSQATVDEMTRRHPNCTAHTVPNEGHAPLLWDAATIAAIASFFAKSDARQHAHAA from the coding sequence ATGAGCGACGCACCAGCCGCCTTCAAGGAGATCTACTTCACCGTACGCGATGGATTGCGTCTTTATGCGCGCCACTATCCGTCTGCGAAGCCCGGCAAGACAACGCGCCCCGTGCTGTGCCTGGCAGGACTGACACGCAATTGCCGCGACTTCCACCTCGTTGCGAGCGCACTTGCCAACGACGAGGCCGCACCGCGCGATGTTTATGCGCTCGACACCCGCGGCCGCGGTCTATCCGAGCACGATCGAGATTGGAAGAATTACACCGTTCCCAACGAGATGCAGGACGTGCTCGACTTCATGACGATGCTGGAGTTGACGGATTGCGGGATCATCGGGACATCCCGCGGCGGGCTGATTACGATGGTATTGGCGGCGGCGCAGCCGTCCCGCATCGGTGCAGCGGTGCTCAACGACATCGGCCCCGTCATTGAAACCCAAGGCTTGATGCGGATCGCCGGATACGTCGGGAAGACGCCGCTACCGAAATCGTGGAGCGATGCCGCGCGCGCGGTGCGCGATCTGACCCGTCGCGATTTTCCAGATTTGAGCGAAGAGGACGCGCTCGATTTTGCCCGACAGCTTTTCAACGAAAAGAACGGGCGGCCTGTCGCGGGCTATGACGCCAAGATCGCCAAGGGCTTTTCCATGCTCGACGGTCCGATGCCACAGCTCTGGCCACAGTTCGGCGCACTCAAGAATGCCCCTGTCCTGGTTCTCCGCGGCGGCAACTCCGATCTGCTATCGCAGGCGACAGTCGATGAAATGACGCGGCGTCATCCAAACTGTACGGCGCACACGGTTCCCAACGAGGGGCACGCGCCCTTGCTATGGGATGCCGCCACAATCGCCGCCATCGCGTCGTTCTTCGCCAAGTCCGATGCGCGCCAGCACGCACACGCCGCCTGA
- a CDS encoding transglycosylase SLT domain-containing protein: MDRRIRRDIRRYACGLQASPRRSANPPLQGSIRPFRTQKSLPNIAIMAFAGTISAVVSLSGLIPFTAHSAEAVAAVTPANKEIPAPVRLKEEAAHVAALDKALAPVRDYAPSAEDAKRIKEAVSAVAKANMVRFIELKAEITDPVALKLLDWVRLRYGYGDPAEYRAFLKANPLWPQRSLLTQRMEEQLFSQGGSAASIKQFFQDAPPETGLGYAALASAYLAEGNKEEARKLAAKTWREYDIPSTLETGFLERFSGLLTEQDHKWRFDRMVTDDVRWAGNRKARSAYAKRVIPLLSEPERKKAIARLAVFDQASNARKLMAALPSDPKDTGLAYHRAQLLRKADKTDEAAKIIMSFRPDPEKIPEIDEWWAERRQLAYDALKENKYQLAYQLTRDAGPLSVNPLKEQTFMAGWIAFRYLGKPDVAAKHFADMAKAADGPLSRAKATYWQGRVAEALGDSAGARAFYKAGAKDSDTFHGLLCIKKLDPTSTRIEITPPKQPTAEQIARFNNLDAVKAVVLADKAGLSRNYTRGFLTSLRIGLPTEEEAGMIAYLADAIGDTQMSLRVAKSAIARGQNLITYGYPVHVFPAYTPLRQPPELPFLLGIARQETEFDTSIVSGAGAKGLLQVMTVTAKHVCRDYKLKCDISRLLKDPSYNAMIASAYIGDRMDEFDGSYVLGLAGYNAGPGRARQWVREFGDPRDPKIDPIDWIERIPIRETREYVAKVLSNIQIYRARIGNEATALQIDKDLQRARGSGKIPTKTDDRENRDGDGAGSGSEG; this comes from the coding sequence ATGGACCGGAGAATTCGACGCGACATTAGGCGCTACGCCTGCGGCCTGCAAGCCAGCCCACGCCGCAGCGCAAATCCGCCTCTGCAAGGCTCGATCCGGCCCTTTCGTACCCAGAAATCTCTGCCAAACATTGCAATTATGGCTTTCGCTGGCACGATTTCCGCGGTGGTGAGCCTATCGGGGCTGATTCCATTCACCGCGCACTCCGCCGAAGCGGTCGCAGCGGTAACCCCCGCCAACAAGGAAATTCCGGCCCCCGTTCGACTTAAGGAAGAGGCCGCACATGTCGCAGCGCTCGACAAAGCTCTTGCGCCGGTGCGCGATTACGCGCCTTCGGCCGAGGACGCCAAGCGCATCAAGGAAGCCGTCTCCGCAGTCGCCAAAGCTAACATGGTGCGCTTTATCGAGTTGAAGGCGGAGATCACCGACCCCGTCGCCTTAAAGCTGCTCGATTGGGTCCGCTTGCGCTATGGCTACGGTGATCCGGCCGAATATCGCGCATTCCTCAAGGCCAATCCATTGTGGCCGCAGCGCAGTCTGCTGACCCAACGCATGGAAGAGCAACTTTTCTCGCAAGGCGGCAGCGCGGCCTCGATCAAGCAGTTCTTCCAAGATGCACCGCCGGAAACGGGCCTCGGATATGCGGCGCTGGCATCGGCATACTTGGCGGAAGGCAATAAGGAAGAAGCCCGCAAACTCGCCGCCAAGACGTGGCGCGAGTACGACATTCCTTCCACGCTCGAAACTGGATTTCTCGAACGCTTCTCAGGCCTGCTGACCGAGCAAGACCACAAGTGGCGTTTCGATCGCATGGTGACGGACGATGTGCGTTGGGCCGGCAATCGCAAAGCACGCTCTGCATATGCCAAGCGCGTGATCCCGCTGCTGTCCGAGCCCGAACGCAAGAAGGCCATTGCGCGCCTTGCCGTATTCGACCAGGCCTCCAACGCAAGAAAGCTGATGGCGGCTCTGCCCTCAGACCCAAAAGACACCGGGCTCGCCTATCATCGCGCGCAACTTCTGCGCAAAGCCGACAAGACCGATGAAGCCGCCAAAATCATCATGTCGTTCAGGCCGGACCCGGAAAAGATCCCGGAAATCGACGAATGGTGGGCGGAGCGCCGTCAACTCGCCTATGACGCGCTGAAGGAGAACAAGTATCAACTCGCTTACCAACTGACGAGAGACGCGGGGCCCCTCAGCGTCAATCCGCTGAAGGAGCAGACCTTCATGGCGGGTTGGATCGCATTTCGATATCTGGGCAAACCCGACGTTGCCGCAAAACATTTCGCCGACATGGCCAAGGCCGCCGATGGACCTTTAAGCCGCGCCAAAGCCACCTACTGGCAGGGGCGCGTTGCCGAAGCTCTCGGCGACAGCGCAGGTGCAAGGGCATTCTATAAAGCTGGCGCCAAAGACAGCGACACGTTCCACGGTTTGCTTTGCATCAAGAAGCTTGATCCAACCAGCACGCGCATCGAGATAACGCCGCCCAAACAGCCGACGGCAGAGCAGATCGCTCGCTTCAACAATCTCGATGCGGTGAAGGCCGTCGTGCTGGCGGACAAGGCCGGCCTGTCGCGCAACTACACCCGCGGCTTCCTCACCTCCTTGCGCATCGGCCTTCCGACGGAAGAAGAGGCAGGCATGATCGCCTATCTCGCCGACGCGATCGGAGACACACAGATGTCGCTGCGCGTAGCCAAATCGGCAATCGCGCGTGGACAAAACCTCATCACCTATGGCTATCCGGTTCACGTTTTCCCAGCCTACACGCCGCTGCGCCAACCGCCGGAATTGCCGTTCCTGCTCGGCATTGCGCGCCAGGAAACGGAATTCGATACGAGCATCGTCTCAGGCGCCGGGGCCAAGGGTTTGCTGCAGGTCATGACCGTCACCGCCAAGCACGTCTGCCGCGATTACAAGCTCAAGTGCGACATCTCCCGCTTGCTGAAAGATCCGTCCTATAACGCCATGATCGCTTCGGCCTATATCGGCGACCGCATGGACGAGTTCGACGGATCCTATGTGCTGGGCCTGGCCGGATACAACGCCGGCCCCGGACGCGCCCGTCAATGGGTGCGCGAGTTCGGCGACCCGCGCGATCCCAAGATTGATCCCATCGATTGGATCGAACGCATTCCAATTAGAGAAACGCGGGAGTACGTTGCCAAAGTGCTCTCCAACATCCAGATCTATCGGGCACGGATCGGTAATGAGGCAACCGCATTGCAGATCGACAAGGACCTGCAGCGTGCGCGCGGATCAGGCAAAATTCCAACTAAGACCGATGACCGAGAAAATCGTGATGGCGACGGTGCCGGATCGGGATCAGAGGGCTGA
- the dapA gene encoding 4-hydroxy-tetrahydrodipicolinate synthase, translating into MFKGSLTALITPFRNGALDEAAFARIVDWQITEGIHGLVPVGTTGESPTLDYDEHKRVIEICVETAKKRVPVMAGTGSNSTDEAIELSQYAQKVGADGVLIVTPYYNKPNQEGLFQHFKAINDAINIPIYIYNIPGRSVVDMSVDTMARCVKELKNVAGVKDATANLARPSQQRAACGEVFCQLSGEDATALGFVAHGGRGVISVASNVAPRLVSQMQSALLAGDFKTGLALQDRLMPLFEIMFCETNPAPAKYAVSRLGLCTAEMRLPMVPLSEQSKKAIDAVLLDLGLLESKAAE; encoded by the coding sequence ATGTTCAAAGGATCGCTTACGGCTCTTATCACGCCTTTCAGAAACGGTGCATTGGATGAGGCCGCCTTCGCCCGCATTGTAGACTGGCAGATTACAGAAGGCATTCACGGTCTTGTGCCTGTGGGCACGACCGGAGAAAGCCCGACGCTCGACTACGATGAGCATAAGCGTGTGATCGAGATTTGCGTCGAGACCGCCAAGAAGCGTGTTCCGGTCATGGCTGGCACGGGTTCGAACTCGACGGATGAGGCCATAGAGCTTTCGCAGTATGCGCAAAAGGTGGGGGCGGATGGCGTGCTCATCGTCACGCCGTACTACAACAAGCCGAACCAGGAAGGGCTGTTTCAGCACTTCAAGGCCATCAACGACGCCATCAATATCCCAATTTACATCTACAACATTCCTGGCCGCTCCGTCGTCGATATGTCGGTCGACACCATGGCACGTTGCGTGAAGGAGCTAAAGAACGTCGCGGGTGTAAAGGACGCGACAGCAAATCTTGCTCGGCCTTCTCAGCAGCGTGCCGCGTGTGGCGAAGTCTTCTGTCAGCTGTCAGGAGAAGACGCAACGGCTCTGGGCTTTGTGGCGCACGGCGGACGCGGTGTGATTTCGGTTGCGTCCAACGTGGCGCCGCGCCTGGTATCGCAAATGCAGAGCGCGCTTCTGGCTGGTGACTTCAAGACCGGGCTGGCGCTACAGGATCGCCTGATGCCACTTTTTGAGATCATGTTCTGCGAAACGAACCCGGCACCGGCGAAGTATGCCGTCTCCAGGCTAGGGCTTTGCACGGCGGAAATGCGCCTGCCCATGGTGCCGCTGTCGGAGCAGAGCAAGAAAGCAATCGATGCGGTGCTCTTGGACCTCGGCCTGCTGGAGTCGAAGGCCGCGGAATAG
- the smpB gene encoding SsrA-binding protein SmpB yields MASKRDDGSTLVAENRKARHEYFITDSWEAGIALLGSEVKSLRVGQSNITESYASFEDGGLWLINAYIAEYKGAALFQHEPRRKRKLLLHEGELKKMKLAIERKGMTLVPLELYFNPKGVAKLKIGLAEGKKLHDKREDAAKRDWNRQKARLMREKG; encoded by the coding sequence ATGGCCTCCAAGAGAGATGACGGATCGACGCTTGTAGCCGAGAACCGCAAGGCGCGTCACGAGTACTTCATTACCGATAGCTGGGAGGCGGGAATTGCGCTGCTCGGATCGGAAGTGAAGTCCCTGCGTGTCGGCCAATCAAATATCACCGAGAGCTACGCCTCGTTCGAAGACGGCGGGCTGTGGCTGATCAATGCCTACATCGCTGAATACAAGGGCGCTGCGCTGTTCCAGCATGAGCCACGCCGCAAACGCAAACTGCTGCTGCATGAGGGCGAGCTGAAAAAGATGAAGCTCGCCATCGAGCGTAAGGGCATGACGCTGGTTCCGTTGGAGCTCTACTTCAACCCCAAAGGAGTTGCGAAACTCAAGATCGGCCTTGCAGAGGGTAAGAAGCTCCACGACAAACGAGAGGACGCTGCAAAGCGAGATTGGAACCGTCAGAAGGCGCGCCTCATGCGCGAGAAGGGCTGA
- a CDS encoding peroxiredoxin produces the protein MDGSFPNLLGVDWSTIPAPEDDGAARHLTGARLPRCSLEATDGSRVDLSQLYGRTVVFIYPMTGRPDQPLPKGWDEFPGARGCTPQACGFRDHYSELHAAGADRVFGLSVQESDYQREAAERLHLPFSLLSDAQSAFSRPLNLPTMEVAGMRLLKRMAIVADNGTISHHIYPVFPPDQNVIEVLSWLRQNPK, from the coding sequence ATGGACGGATCGTTCCCAAATCTTCTCGGGGTAGACTGGTCGACGATTCCCGCCCCAGAGGACGACGGAGCAGCGCGCCATCTTACAGGCGCACGATTGCCGCGCTGCTCATTGGAAGCAACCGATGGCAGTCGCGTAGATCTCTCCCAATTATATGGCCGGACCGTTGTTTTCATCTATCCGATGACCGGGAGGCCGGATCAGCCGCTGCCGAAGGGTTGGGACGAATTTCCAGGCGCTCGAGGATGTACGCCTCAGGCCTGCGGGTTTCGCGATCACTATAGCGAACTCCATGCAGCAGGCGCTGATCGCGTGTTCGGCCTTTCCGTTCAAGAGTCGGACTATCAGCGTGAGGCGGCCGAGCGGCTGCACTTGCCATTTTCGCTCTTATCCGATGCCCAGAGTGCATTCTCTCGGCCGCTGAATTTGCCGACCATGGAGGTCGCGGGAATGCGGCTGTTGAAGCGGATGGCGATTGTTGCTGACAATGGAACGATCTCGCACCACATCTACCCCGTTTTTCCACCCGATCAGAATGTCATCGAGGTGCTTTCTTGGCTAAGACAAAATCCAAAGTAG
- a CDS encoding peroxiredoxin, with amino-acid sequence MAKTKSKVATWPWPAPKDDGGAKHIIPGTRLPDVALTATRGAAVNLARYQERAIVFVYPFTGTPGAANPPSWDDIPGAHGSTPEAEGFRDCYPAFQVRGYEVFGLSAMASTHQRVFAARTGLPFLLLSDEDFAFADALELPRFETGGLSYLKRLTMVVRDGVIYRCIYPVHPPDTHAATLLAELSARE; translated from the coding sequence TTGGCTAAGACAAAATCCAAAGTAGCGACGTGGCCCTGGCCTGCCCCTAAAGACGACGGCGGAGCGAAGCACATCATTCCTGGTACGCGGCTTCCAGACGTGGCGCTGACGGCGACACGCGGAGCGGCGGTCAATCTCGCGCGCTATCAGGAACGTGCGATCGTATTCGTGTATCCGTTTACCGGAACGCCGGGAGCAGCAAATCCGCCATCCTGGGACGACATTCCAGGTGCGCATGGTTCGACCCCCGAAGCGGAAGGTTTCAGAGACTGCTATCCAGCCTTCCAGGTGCGCGGCTACGAGGTGTTTGGCTTAAGCGCAATGGCAAGCACTCATCAGCGCGTATTTGCTGCACGCACGGGCCTGCCTTTCCTGCTGCTCAGCGATGAAGACTTCGCGTTTGCCGATGCGCTTGAGCTGCCACGTTTTGAAACCGGCGGCTTGAGTTATCTGAAGCGGTTGACCATGGTGGTGCGGGACGGTGTGATTTATCGTTGCATCTATCCCGTGCATCCGCCCGACACTCACGCAGCCACGTTGTTGGCAGAGCTTTCGGCAAGGGAGTGA
- a CDS encoding uracil-DNA glycosylase, whose translation MPAEAPAACTLCPRLVAYREANAEAEPSWFNGAVPSFGDANARLLIVGLAPGRGGANRTGRPFTGDYAGELLYQTLLEFGFAKGTYKADPNDGLQLHDAMITNAVRCAPPENKPTPAEIATCRAYFSARLAALPRLTVLLALGRIAHDQTLATLGLRKAQFPFAHGARHELGEGRALFDSFHCSRYNTNTGRLTPEMFRAVFADIRNAIDKL comes from the coding sequence ATGCCGGCGGAAGCGCCAGCCGCCTGCACCCTGTGTCCTCGGCTTGTCGCCTATCGCGAAGCCAATGCCGAAGCGGAACCTTCGTGGTTCAACGGCGCAGTGCCTTCTTTTGGCGATGCAAACGCGCGGCTGCTCATCGTAGGGCTCGCGCCAGGCCGCGGTGGCGCCAACCGCACGGGACGTCCCTTCACCGGCGACTACGCTGGCGAGCTTCTCTATCAAACGTTGCTCGAATTTGGATTTGCCAAGGGCACCTACAAAGCCGATCCCAACGACGGCCTCCAACTGCACGATGCCATGATCACCAACGCCGTGCGCTGCGCGCCGCCTGAAAATAAACCGACCCCAGCCGAAATCGCCACATGCCGCGCGTATTTTTCGGCGCGGCTTGCAGCGCTTCCGCGGCTTACCGTTCTGCTTGCCCTCGGGCGGATTGCACACGATCAGACGTTGGCTACCCTAGGCTTACGGAAGGCACAATTTCCGTTCGCCCACGGCGCCCGTCATGAGCTGGGAGAGGGCCGCGCGCTTTTTGATAGCTTCCACTGCTCGCGTTACAACACAAACACCGGACGTCTGACGCCCGAAATGTTCCGCGCCGTGTTTGCCGACATCCGAAACGCCATCGACAAGCTTTAG
- a CDS encoding NYN domain-containing protein, producing MHFYSSERIALFIDGANLYATAKSLGFDIDYKRLLTFFRSKGQLVRALYYTALAEEQEYSSIRPLIDWLDYNGFTMVTKPTKEFTDSTGRRKIKGNMDIELAVDAMRLADTLDHIVLFSGDGDFRSLVSALQQKGKRVSIVSTLQTQPPMVADELRRQADQFIDLADLEAQICRDANGRPQRDVRAYVARSVQGAGRDSFHDDDLSEEV from the coding sequence ATGCACTTTTACAGCTCTGAGCGGATCGCGCTCTTCATTGACGGTGCCAATCTTTATGCCACGGCAAAATCTCTCGGCTTCGATATCGACTACAAGCGGTTGCTAACCTTCTTCCGCAGCAAGGGGCAGCTGGTTCGCGCGCTGTACTACACGGCGCTGGCGGAGGAGCAGGAGTACTCGTCTATCCGTCCCCTAATTGACTGGTTGGACTACAACGGCTTCACGATGGTTACCAAGCCGACAAAGGAATTCACCGACAGCACCGGAAGGCGCAAGATCAAAGGCAACATGGACATCGAACTGGCTGTCGACGCCATGCGCCTTGCTGATACGCTCGATCACATAGTGCTCTTCTCGGGAGACGGCGACTTCCGCTCGTTGGTGAGCGCGCTCCAGCAGAAGGGCAAGCGCGTGTCGATCGTATCCACGCTGCAAACGCAGCCGCCCATGGTTGCAGACGAGTTGCGGCGGCAGGCGGACCAATTCATTGACCTTGCCGATCTCGAAGCTCAGATTTGTCGCGACGCCAATGGTCGTCCGCAGCGCGATGTCCGCGCCTACGTAGCACGCAGCGTACAAGGCGCAGGTCGCGACAGCTTCCACGACGACGACCTTTCTGAAGAGGTCTAA
- the rpoZ gene encoding DNA-directed RNA polymerase subunit omega, whose amino-acid sequence MARVTVEDCVDKIPNRFELVLLAAHRARSIANGSAITIQPDDDKNPVIALREIAERTISPEDMKEGLINSIQKNTEVDEPEAVAAPLRPAERRAPMLGRDDMSSDTQVDVMTEEQLLRGLESMTPLEPSANIGSGGGPRERDRDPRDRGR is encoded by the coding sequence ATGGCACGCGTTACCGTCGAAGATTGCGTCGACAAGATCCCAAACCGGTTCGAACTCGTCCTGCTGGCCGCTCACCGCGCCCGCTCGATCGCCAACGGCAGCGCGATTACCATCCAGCCGGACGACGATAAGAACCCCGTGATCGCCCTTCGAGAGATTGCTGAGCGAACCATCTCGCCGGAGGACATGAAAGAAGGGCTGATCAATTCGATTCAGAAGAACACCGAAGTGGACGAGCCTGAGGCCGTGGCGGCGCCTCTTCGGCCGGCCGAGCGCCGTGCCCCAATGCTGGGCCGGGACGATATGTCGAGCGATACCCAGGTCGACGTCATGACCGAAGAGCAGCTGCTGCGCGGCCTGGAAAGCATGACGCCGCTGGAGCCGTCGGCCAACATTGGGTCGGGCGGCGGTCCGCGTGAACGCGATCGTGATCCCCGCGACCGTGGCCGTTGA